A genomic region of Palaemon carinicauda isolate YSFRI2023 chromosome 22, ASM3689809v2, whole genome shotgun sequence contains the following coding sequences:
- the LOC137615994 gene encoding pneumococcal serine-rich repeat protein-like, whose protein sequence is MTQHKDFNASPKTIPLSSQGYHSYSVNENSYSAASHSYSATDKAYSTTDNAYSAVSHSDSANHDSYSVANHSYFATDKLCFTTDNSHSTANHSYSATDHSYSTTGHFSSTTDNSCSTTDNSHSTANHSYSATDHSYSTTGHFSSTTDNSCSTTDNSHSTANHSYSATDHSYSTTDHFYSTTDNSCSTTDNSYITTDHSYSTTDNSYSATDYSYSSTDNSYSVSHYSYSSTEYSYSSTDHSYSTSDKSYSATDYSYSSTDKSYSATDYAYSSTDKLYSATDYSYSSTDKSYSATDYAYSSTDKSYSATDYSYSSTDKSYSATDYAYSSTDKSYSATDYAYSSTDKSYSATDYAYSSTDKSYSATDYAYSSTDKLYSATDYAYSSTDKSYSATDYSYSSTDKSYSANDYAYSSTDKLYSATDYSYSSTDKSYSATDYSYSSTDKSYSATDYAYSSTDKLYSATDYSYSSTDKSYSATDYAYSSTDKLYSATDYSYSSTDKSYSATDYAYSSTDKLYSATDYSYSSTDKSYSATDYAYSSTDKSYSATDYAYSSTDKSYSATDYAYSSTDKSYSATDYAYSSTDKSYSATDYSYSSTDKSYSATDYAYSSTDKSYSATDYSYSSTDKSYSATDYAYSSTDKSYSATDYSYSSTDKSYSATDYAYSSTDKSYSATDYSYSSTDKSYSATDYAYSSTDKSYSATDYSYSSTDKSYSATDYAYSSTDKSYSATDYSYSSTDKSYSATDYAYSSTDKSYSATDYSYSSTDKSYSATDYAYSSTDKSYSATDYSYSSTDKSYSATDYAYSSTDKLYSATDYSYSSTDKSYSATDYSYSSTDKLYSATDYSYSSTDKSYSATDYSYSSTDKSYSATDYAYSSTDKSYSATDYSYSSTDKSYSATDYAYSSTDKSYSATDYAYSSTDKLYSATDYAYSSTDKLYSATDYAYSSTDKLYSATDYAYSSTDKLYSATDYSYSSTDKSYSATDYAYSSTDKSYSATDYAYSSTDKLYSATDYAYSSTDKSYSATDYAYSSTDKLYSATDYAYSSTDKSYSANDYSYSSTDKSYSATDYAYSSTDKSYSANDYSYSSTDKSYSATDYAYSSTDKLYSANDYSYSSTDKSYSATDYAYSSTDKLYSATDYAYSSTDKSYSATDYSYSSTDKSYSATDYAYSSTDKSYSATDYSYSSTDKSYSATDYSYSSIAHSYSVSDYSYSSTAHSYSVSDYSYSSTAHSYSVSDYSYSSTAHSYSVSDYSYSSTAHSYSVSDYSYSSTAHSYSVSDYSYSSTAHSYSVSDYSYSSTAHSYSVSDYSYSSTAHSYSVSDYSYSSIAHSYSVSDYSYSSTAHSYSVSDYSYSSIAHSYSVSDYSYSSIAHSYSVSDYSYSSIAHSYRPYTTPRR, encoded by the exons atgactcagcataaAGATTTTAATGCTTCACCCAAAACAATCCcacttagctcacagggata CCATTCATACTCTGTTAATGAAAATTCATACTCTGCTGCTAGCCATTCATACTCTGCGACTGATAAGGCATACTCTACTACTGATAATGCATACTCTGCTGTTAGCCATTCAGACTCTGCTAATCATGATTCATACTCTGTTGCGAACCATTCATACTTTGCGACGGATAAGCTATGCTTTACTACTGATAATTCACACTCTACTGCTAACCATTCATACTCTGCTACTGATCATTCATATTCTACTACTGGCCATTTCTCTTCTACTACTGACAATTCATGCTCTACTACTGATAATTCACACTCTACTGCTAACCATTCATACTCTGCTACTGATCATTCATATTCTACTACTGGCCATTTCTCTTCTACTACTGACAATTCATGCTCTACTACTGATAATTCACACTCTACTGCTAACCATTCATACTCTGCTACTGATCATTCATATTCTACTACTGACCATTTCTATTCTACTACTGACAATTCATGCTCTACTACTGAtaattcatacattactactgacCATTCCTATTCTACTACTGACAACTCATACTCTGCCACTGATTATTCATATTCTTCTACTGACAATTCATACTCTGTGTCACATTACTCATATTCTTCTACTGAATATTCTTATTCTTCAACTGACCATTCCTATTCTACTAGTGACAAATCATACTCTGCGACTGATTATTCCTATTCTTCTACTGACAAATCATACTCTGCGACTGATTATGCCTATTCTTCTACTGACAAATTATACTCTGCGACTGATTATTCATATTCTTCTACTGACAAATCATACTCTGCGACTGATTATGCCTATTCTTCTACTGACAAATCATACTCTGCGACTGATTATTCATATTCTTCTACTGACAAATCATACTCTGCGACTGATTATGCCTATTCTTCTACTGACAAATCATACTCTGCGACTGATTATGCCTATTCTTCTACTGACAAATCATACTCTGCGACTGATTATGCCTATTCTTCTACTGACAAATCATACTCTGCGACTGATTATGCCTATTCTTCTACTGACAAATTATACTCTGCGACTGATTATGCCTATTCTTCTACTGACAAGTCATACTCTGCGACTGATTATTCATATTCTTCTACTGACAAATCATACTCTGCGAATGATTATGCCTATTCTTCTACTGACAAGTTATACTCTGCGACTGATTATTCATATTCTTCTACTGACAAATCATACTCTGCGACTGATTATTCATATTCTTCTACTGACAAATCATACTCTGCGACTGATTATGCCTATTCTTCTACTGACAAGTTATACTCTGCGACTGATTATTCATATTCTTCTACTGACAAATCATACTCTGCGACTGATTATGCCTATTCTTCTACTGACAAGTTATACTCTGCGACTGATTATTCATATTCTTCTACTGACAAGTCATACTCTGCGACTGATTATGCCTATTCTTCTACTGACAAGTTATACTCTGCGACTGATTATTCATATTCTTCTACTGACAAGTCATACTCTGCGACTGATTATGCCTATTCTTCTACTGACAAATCATACTCTGCGACTGATTATGCCTATTCTTCTACTGACAAGTCATACTCTGCGACTGATTATGCCTATTCTTCTACTGACAAATCATACTCTGCGACTGATTATGCCTATTCTTCTACTGACAAGTCATACTCTGCGACTGATTATTCATATTCTTCTACTGACAAATCATACTCTGCGACTGATTATGCCTATTCTTCTACTGACAAGTCATACTCTGCGACTGATTATTCATATTCTTCTACTGACAAATCATACTCTGCGACTGATTATGCCTATTCTTCTACTGACAAGTCATACTCTGCGACTGATTATTCATATTCTTCTACTGACAAATCATACTCTGCGACTGATTATGCCTATTCTTCTACTGACAAGTCATACTCTGCGACTGATTATTCATATTCTTCTACTGACAAATCATACTCTGCGACTGATTATGCCTATTCTTCTACTGACAAGTCATACTCTGCGACTGATTATTCATATTCTTCTACTGACAAATCATACTCTGCGACTGATTATGCCTATTCTTCTACTGACAAGTCATACTCTGCGACTGATTATTCATATTCTTCTACTGACAAATCATACTCTGCGACTGATTATGCCTATTCTTCTACTGACAAGTCATACTCTGCGACTGATTATTCATATTCTTCTACTGACAAATCATACTCTGCGACTGATTATGCCTATTCTTCTACTGACAAGTCATACTCTGCGACTGATTATTCATATTCTTCTACTGACAAATCATACTCTGCGACTGATTATGCCTATTCTTCTACTGACAAGTTATACTCTGCGACTGATTATTCATATTCTTCTACTGACAAATCATACTCTGCGACTGATTATTCATATTCTTCTACTGACAAGTTATACTCTGCGACTGATTATTCATATTCTTCTACTGATAAATCATACTCTGCGACTGATTATTCATATTCTTCTACTGACAAATCATACTCTGCGACTGATTATGCCTATTCTTCTACTGACAAATCATACTCTGCGACTGATTATTCATATTCTTCTACTGACAAATCATACTCTGCGACTGATTATGCCTATTCTTCTACTGACAAATCATACTCTGCGACTGATTATGCCTATTCTTCTACTGACAAATTATACTCTGCGACTGATTATGCCTATTCTTCTACTGACAAGTTATACTCTGCGACTGATTATGCCTATTCTTCTACTGACAAATTATACTCTGCGACTGATTATGCCTATTCTTCTACTGACAAGTTATACTCTGCGACTGATTATTCATATTCTTCTACTGACAAGTCATACTCTGCGACTGATTATGCCTATTCTTCTACTGACAAATCATACTCTGCGACTGATTATGCCTATTCTTCTACTGACAAGTTATACTCTGCGACTGATTATGCCTATTCTTCTACTGACAAATCATACTCTGCGACTGATTATGCCTATTCTTCTACTGACAAGTTATACTCTGCGACTGATTATGCCTATTCTTCTACTGACAAATCATACTCTGCGAATGATTATTCATATTCTTCTACTGACAAATCATACTCTGCGACTGATTATGCCTATTCTTCTACTGACAAGTCATACTCTGCGAATGATTATTCATATTCTTCTACTGACAAATCATACTCTGCGACTGATTATGCCTATTCTTCTACTGACAAGTTATACTCTGCGAATGATTATTCATATTCTTCTACTGACAAATCATACTCTGCGACTGATTATGCCTATTCTTCTACTGACAAGTTATACTCTGCGACTGATTATGCCTATTCTTCTACTGACAAATCATACTCTGCGACTGATTATTCATATTCTTCTACTGACAAATCATACTCTGCGACTGATTATGCCTATTCTTCTACTGACAAATCATACTCTGCGACTGATTATTCATATTCTTCTACTGACAAATCATACTCTGCGACTGATTATTCATATTCTTCTATTGCCCATTCATACTCTGTGTCTGATTATTCATATTCTTCTACTGCCCATTCATACTCTGTGTCTGATTATTCATATTCTTCTACTGCCCATTCATACTCTGTGTCTGATTATTCATATTCTTCTACTGCCCATTCATACTCTGTGTCTGATTATTCATATTCTTCTACTGCCCATTCATACTCTGTGTCTGATTATTCATATTCTTCTACTGCCCATTCATACTCTGTGTCTGATTATTCATATTCTTCTACTGCCCATTCATACTCTGTGTCTGATTATTCATATTCTTCTACTGCCCATTCATACTCTGTGTCTGATTATTCATATTCTTCTACTGCCCATTCATACTCTGTGTCTGATTATTCATATTCTTCTATTGCCCATTCATACTCTGTGTCTGATTATTCATATTCTTCTACTGCCCATTCATACTCTGTGTCTGATTATTCATATTCTTCTATTGCCCATTCATACTCTGTGTCTGATTATTCATATTCTTCTATTGCCCATTCATACTCTGTGTCTGATTATTCATATTCTTCTATTGCCCATTCATACCGGCCGTATACCACTCCCCGGAGGTGA